In Juglans regia cultivar Chandler chromosome 5, Walnut 2.0, whole genome shotgun sequence, the following are encoded in one genomic region:
- the LOC108996233 gene encoding adenylylsulfatase HINT3-like, whose translation MEARRLAILSSHICPLGSSQPRGRTRIPLFSTLSFSDCASDSDETKRLRDSQKKVQQNDCVFCKIVCGKSPALKLYEDHASKVQFISLLLGVFHFTLGFTVV comes from the exons ATGGAGGCACGGAGGCTCGCCATTCTCTCTTCCCATATCTGCCCTCTCGGTTCCAGTCAGCCTCGGGGTCGGACTCGCATCCCACTTTTTTCAACCCTCTCCTTTTCCGATTGCGCTTCTGATTCGGATGAGACTAAGCGGTTGCGTGATTCACAGAAGAAGGTTCAGCAAAACGACTGCGTTTTCTGCAAGATTGTGTGCGGTAAATCACCAGCTCTCAAG CTCTATGAAGATCATGCATCCAAGGTTCAATTTATCAGTCTATTGCTAGGTGTGTTTCATTTTACTTTGGGGTTCACTGTGGTTTAA
- the LOC108996108 gene encoding ankyrin repeat-containing protein ITN1-like yields MAGPEIREDDNFVRPLLKAVRGGDWNATRDFLNEHPHALTARMTIFHGRETVLHAAVDAEQEEIVMELVNMMSEHDLAMQDNFGYTALHISGNQRVAEYLIKKNKRLVSIRNNGKLLPVAVTMFDGHKKLTRYLYSQTPLEDLEAYRDLNGASLLNSCFYQGDLGIHDISLADLALAADQFRLNIQNHGQENTTGSGFKRLYEMKFERAQFQQLLTLMCQEIEKNQYEPYILMQAVFEAIKRGNFEFVYHIGKANPDLLWEVHFESMGIFHWAVLHRQHRIFSLLYSLKKMNAQLKKRDKFGNTILHMAGMVIKNTAIDSIRGAVLQMQREVQWFKEVERICPLTHKEISNKYNLTARQLFTKDHKEMRKEGENWMKGTATSCTVVGALIITIMFAAAFTIPGGNHQDTGLPILMHGKLFKLFIVTDSLSLFSSSTSVLMFLGILTSRYAEEDFLRSLPRKMIIGLFALFFSIVTMMIAFSAALLLMLRGKYRIVVPIIGLAGIPIIIFVLMQSRLLVDMFNSTYRPGIFDRKKKPWI; encoded by the exons atggcagggCCAGAGATCAGGGAGGATGATAATTTTGTGCGGCCCTTACTCAAGGCTGTGCGAGGAGGTGATTGGAACGCTACAAGAGATTTCCTCAACGAACACCCCCATGCATTGACAGCAAGAATGACTATATTTCACGGCCGTGAGACGGTTCTTCACGCTGCTGTTGATGCTGAACAGGAAGAGATAGTGATGGAGTTGGTCAATATGATGTCAGAACATGATTTGGCAATGCAAGACAATTTCGGCTATACAGCTCTACATATTAGTGGGAATCAGAGGGTGGCAGAGTacctgattaaaaaaaacaagagattgGTCAGCATCAGAAATAATGGCAAACTACTTCCAGTTGCTGTGACTATGTTCGATGGGCATAAAAAATTAACTCGCTATCTCTATTCTCAAACTCCGTTGGAAGATCTGGAGGCATATAGAGACTTAAATGGTGCTTCACTTCTTAACAGTTGTTTTTATCAAGGAGATTTag GTATACATGACATTTCATTAGCAGATTTAGCTCTTGCTGCCGATCAATTCCGTTTGAACATCCAAAATCATGGTCAAGAAAATACAACCGGATCAG GATTCAAGcgtttatatgaaatgaagtttGAACGAGCTCAATTCCAACAACTTCTGACCCTTATGTGTCAAGAAATCGAAAAAAATCAATATGAGCCGTATATTCTTATGCAAGCAGTGTTCGAAGCCATCAAGAGAGGGAACTTTGAATTTGTTTATCATATAGGCAAAGCAAATCCAGATCTTTTGTGGGAGGTTCATTTTGAAAGTATGGGCATATTCCATTGGGCCGTCCTGCATCGTCAGCATAGGATCTTTAGCCTTCTATACAGCTTAAAAAAGATGAATGCTCAACTAAAGAAGAGAGATAAATTCGGAAATACCATATTGCACATGGCAGGGATGGTAATAAAAAATACTGCTATCGATTCCATAAGAGGAGCAGTTTTGCAAATGCAAAGAGAAGTTCAATGGTTTAAG GAGGTGGAACGCATTTGCCCTCTCACTCATAAGGAAATTTCAAACAAATACAATCTGACTGCCAGGCAATTGTTTACGAAAGAccacaaagaaatgagaaaagagggagagaacTGGATGAAGGGCACAGCAACTTCTTGTACTGTGGTCGGTGCTCTCATCATTACCATTATGTTCGCGGCAGCATTTACCATTCCTGGTGGTAACCATCAAGATACAGGCTTGCCAATCCTCATGCATGGCAAActatttaaactttttatagTAACTGATTCTCTGTCGCtattttcttcatcaacttcAGTATTGATGTTTTTAGGAATCCTCACATCACGTTATGCAGAAGAAGACTTTCTTAGATCCTTGCCAAGAAAGATGATTATAGGCCTTTTCgctctcttcttctctattgTAACTATGATGATAGCCTTTTCTGCTGCTCTTTTACTTATGTTACGTGGAAAATACCGGATCGTCGTTCCTATTATTGGTTTGGCTGGTATTCCCATTATTATCTTTGTATTGATGCAATCTCGCCTTCTTGTTGACATGTTTAATTCAACCTATAGACCAGGCATCtttgatagaaaaaagaagccttggatttaa